From Bacteroidota bacterium, the proteins below share one genomic window:
- a CDS encoding protein kinase — translation MIGRTIFHYRILEKLGEGGMGVVYKAQDTKLDRFVALKFLPAHLAASEQDKARFIQEAKSAAALNHPNVCSIIDIQDHEGAQGEKQLFIVMEFIDGQTLQEKRSSLTQKQAIDYAIQIAEGLAAAHEKGIVHRDIKPENIMIRKDGIVQVMDFGLAKLVGVSRLTKQGSTVGTLGYMSPEQVQGQETDHRSDIFSFGVLLYEMLTGKSPFNGAHESAILYEIVNVDVPPMSTIKPEIDPELDRIVLECMEKDPNERMQSIKQVAIDLSRFKRTSSRSRQSRIIPAQPAALKPGAENAIRAERLLPQKYLWQILTLLFLVTTLFFAWNSWRSDRPPAAVMRFTVDLPLTTPLVAGASTVAISPDGKYFVYLALSSGDPVLFLRPIDSFTAHSLNGTENASDPFFSPDGQWIGYFANGNLKKISVYGGVPQDVCTVPGYMRGGYWTKDNFILFGNINNSIYRVPSGGGTPVAATYLDTAQGEISHRFPQLLPDGKTVIFTVKNNSMTTFNDALIVAENIQTHERKTLVRGGAYARYISTGHIIYIRGSSIYAVPFDPDRAAITGSPLPVEEGGMMNPLSGDANYGVSNSGTLLFAPLGSFSGTEVSLEWIDRQGKRNNVLDTTGAYGDGSLSPDGQKLAMTIRAANDDIWVYQFHRGTLSRITFGGGNSDFPVWSPDGKRIIFASEKGTTWKLFSKPWDGSGKEELLSEDVDTDPNSWESISPDGKAVAYGKNGDIWVLPLTDAKKPEQYIASPATETDPSFSPDGRWISYMSNESGQNELYVVPYPHGGGKYQISTNGADFAVPPRWLPDGRSLIYLSGRQVMGVHVTLSPSFDYSPPQKIFDLPESWSGSFGDITADGKKFIIGTTKSGPVTTSRVNIVVGWFDELQKKFSAQRQ, via the coding sequence ATGATCGGACGAACGATATTTCATTATAGGATCCTCGAGAAATTGGGCGAGGGGGGCATGGGCGTCGTCTATAAAGCCCAGGACACCAAGCTCGACCGGTTCGTCGCGCTGAAATTTCTTCCGGCGCATCTTGCCGCATCGGAGCAGGACAAGGCACGATTCATTCAGGAAGCGAAATCGGCCGCCGCTCTCAATCATCCGAACGTCTGCTCCATTATCGATATCCAGGACCATGAAGGGGCTCAGGGGGAGAAGCAGCTCTTCATCGTCATGGAATTCATTGACGGTCAAACGCTGCAGGAAAAGAGATCATCGCTCACTCAAAAACAGGCGATCGATTACGCGATACAGATCGCCGAAGGACTCGCGGCCGCCCACGAAAAAGGGATCGTGCACCGGGACATCAAGCCCGAGAACATCATGATCCGCAAGGACGGGATCGTGCAGGTGATGGATTTCGGCCTTGCCAAGCTCGTCGGTGTGTCGCGGCTGACGAAACAGGGGAGCACGGTCGGCACGCTCGGCTACATGTCCCCCGAACAAGTGCAGGGACAAGAGACCGATCATCGTTCGGATATCTTCTCGTTCGGTGTCTTGCTCTACGAAATGTTGACGGGAAAATCGCCGTTCAACGGCGCTCATGAGAGCGCGATCCTGTACGAGATCGTGAACGTCGACGTTCCCCCCATGTCCACGATCAAGCCGGAGATCGATCCTGAGCTTGACCGGATCGTTCTCGAGTGCATGGAGAAAGACCCGAATGAGAGGATGCAGTCGATCAAGCAGGTGGCGATCGACCTGAGCAGGTTCAAACGGACCTCGAGCCGGTCCAGACAAAGCAGGATCATTCCTGCACAGCCGGCGGCGCTGAAGCCCGGAGCGGAAAATGCTATCCGCGCGGAGAGGCTCCTGCCGCAAAAATATCTCTGGCAGATTCTGACATTGCTCTTCCTGGTCACCACGCTGTTCTTTGCCTGGAATTCGTGGAGAAGCGACAGACCACCGGCGGCCGTCATGAGGTTCACGGTTGATCTGCCCCTCACCACACCGCTGGTCGCCGGGGCTTCAACAGTGGCTATTTCGCCGGATGGAAAATATTTTGTCTACCTCGCGCTATCGTCGGGCGATCCTGTTCTCTTTCTCAGGCCGATCGACAGTTTCACCGCGCATTCTTTGAACGGCACAGAAAACGCGAGCGATCCTTTTTTTTCGCCCGACGGCCAATGGATCGGGTACTTTGCAAACGGAAATTTGAAAAAGATCTCTGTCTACGGCGGCGTGCCGCAGGACGTTTGCACCGTCCCCGGATATATGAGAGGCGGATACTGGACGAAGGATAATTTTATTTTGTTCGGCAATATCAACAACTCCATCTACCGTGTACCGTCGGGGGGCGGAACTCCGGTTGCAGCGACATATCTGGACACGGCCCAAGGGGAGATCAGCCACAGGTTTCCCCAGCTCCTCCCTGACGGCAAAACCGTCATTTTTACGGTCAAGAATAACAGCATGACCACCTTCAACGACGCTCTCATTGTCGCTGAAAATATTCAGACCCATGAGAGGAAGACCCTCGTGCGGGGAGGCGCGTATGCCAGGTATATTTCAACGGGGCACATCATTTATATCCGCGGGTCATCGATCTATGCGGTTCCGTTCGATCCGGATCGGGCAGCGATCACAGGGTCGCCGCTCCCCGTCGAAGAAGGGGGGATGATGAACCCCCTTTCGGGGGATGCTAACTACGGCGTGTCGAATTCCGGAACGCTGCTGTTCGCCCCTCTCGGTTCGTTCTCGGGAACGGAGGTATCGCTGGAATGGATCGACCGGCAGGGAAAACGGAACAACGTTCTCGATACGACCGGAGCGTACGGCGACGGCTCGCTTTCGCCCGACGGACAAAAACTGGCAATGACGATCAGGGCGGCAAATGACGATATCTGGGTATACCAGTTTCACCGGGGAACTCTCAGCCGGATCACGTTTGGCGGCGGGAACAGCGATTTCCCCGTCTGGTCTCCGGACGGGAAGCGGATCATCTTCGCCTCGGAAAAAGGGACGACGTGGAAATTATTTTCAAAACCATGGGACGGCAGCGGAAAAGAAGAGCTTCTCAGCGAAGACGTCGATACCGACCCCAATTCATGGGAATCCATTTCTCCGGACGGGAAAGCCGTTGCGTACGGCAAGAACGGGGACATTTGGGTGCTGCCGTTGACCGATGCCAAAAAACCGGAACAGTATATTGCGTCGCCGGCAACTGAGACCGACCCTTCATTCTCGCCGGACGGAAGGTGGATTTCGTACATGTCAAACGAATCGGGGCAGAACGAACTCTACGTCGTTCCCTATCCGCACGGCGGAGGCAAATACCAGATCTCGACGAACGGCGCTGATTTTGCCGTGCCTCCGCGGTGGCTCCCCGACGGCAGATCATTGATCTATCTTTCGGGAAGGCAGGTGATGGGGGTCCATGTGACACTCTCCCCCTCCTTTGATTATTCTCCACCGCAAAAGATCTTCGACCTTCCGGAATCGTGGAGCGGATCATTTGGAGACATCACAGCGGACGGGAAGAAATTTATCATCGGGACGACGAAATCCGGACCGGTCACAACATCCCGGGTGAATATCGTCGTCGGATGGTTCGACGAGCTGCAGAAGAAGTTTTCCGCACAACGGCAATAA
- a CDS encoding protein kinase, with protein sequence MIGQTISHYTILEKLGEGGMGVVYKAQDTKLDRFVALKFLPAHLAASEQDKARFVQEAKSAAALNHPNVCSIIDIQEHDGQMFIVMEFVDGQTLQEKKGTFSHKQAIDYAIQIAEGLAAAHEKGVVHRDIKPENIMIRKDGIVQVMDFGLAKLQGASRLTKEGSVVGTVGYMSPEQVQGHETDYRTDIFSFGVIFYEMLTGASPFKGVHETAILYEIVNVDPAPPSTVKPGLPPEVDALLEECLAKEPDERFQSAKEIVRDLRKLKRDSGRQRTSSIGIGRGSKIDSGTQNSTRGNFYRPLILGASFVLLAIFSLIIGWNIHKESSKEVRKFQWPYEYDWCVLSPDGKKIAYSKGEKLWIRRLDKIDPIEIKNDGTITNILWSPNSEYIAYFAGFETSKYQLRKISINGTGNELIVKTEGNYYPRFWGIDDSIVVTTWDNKGSNMLLNVPSSGGELKPMYGGDPLLSTIRGNLTHVLGLPDGKTILLSDNVVNGRGEILIQTGDKRTTIYSGPPESSIGRPVYSNSGHILFPLSTLSSSVPDIWAIPFDLSSLKITGNPFLVVRNVNADRISVTENGMLSYVDVGNSVIGAQLVLLSRAGQFLKTIGQTQSDIHSPAVSPDGQTVATMSSEGNGKYDIWLHDVAKGTKSQLSFDIPETWRPSWSPSGKEIVFQSGFFDSSRIYVQGVNGHTSAKLLMGANQWGSSSYWSADGRFILFTRSESQPRTHNDLWYLELGRDSSQKRLFESRFNEDCPYMSPDGRFVAFQSDKSGQWEVYVTDFPNAQQQWQISIEGGLYPQWVRNEIFFVTPKSNELMSAKVKTSPGFRAENPEKLFSADAVHVQLALAYSFFYTVTRDGKNIIAVKRLGESNRPNLIMVENWFEDFKDKR encoded by the coding sequence ATGATCGGACAAACTATATCGCACTATACGATCCTCGAGAAATTGGGCGAGGGGGGCATGGGCGTCGTCTATAAAGCCCAGGACACGAAGCTCGACCGGTTCGTCGCGCTGAAATTTCTTCCGGCGCATCTTGCCGCATCGGAGCAGGACAAAGCGAGATTTGTCCAGGAAGCAAAATCGGCCGCCGCTCTCAATCATCCGAACGTCTGCTCCATTATCGATATCCAGGAACACGATGGTCAGATGTTTATTGTGATGGAATTCGTTGACGGGCAGACTCTTCAGGAGAAGAAAGGAACGTTCTCGCATAAACAGGCGATCGATTATGCAATTCAGATCGCCGAAGGACTTGCCGCCGCCCACGAAAAAGGAGTCGTTCATCGGGACATCAAGCCTGAAAATATCATGATTCGCAAAGACGGCATCGTGCAGGTCATGGATTTTGGCCTGGCGAAACTGCAAGGCGCATCCAGATTGACCAAAGAAGGAAGCGTCGTTGGTACGGTTGGATATATGTCCCCCGAGCAGGTGCAGGGGCACGAAACAGATTATCGCACGGATATCTTTTCTTTCGGCGTAATTTTTTACGAAATGCTTACCGGGGCATCACCGTTCAAAGGGGTTCACGAGACCGCGATACTGTATGAGATCGTCAATGTTGACCCGGCACCGCCATCCACAGTAAAGCCGGGACTTCCCCCCGAAGTTGATGCTCTTTTGGAGGAGTGCCTCGCGAAAGAACCGGATGAACGGTTTCAATCGGCAAAAGAAATAGTTAGAGATCTGAGAAAACTCAAGAGGGATTCGGGGAGACAAAGGACAAGCAGTATTGGTATCGGCCGCGGCAGTAAAATCGATTCAGGAACACAAAACTCAACACGAGGCAATTTTTATAGACCGTTGATTCTGGGAGCGTCCTTTGTCCTTCTGGCAATATTCTCGCTGATCATCGGGTGGAATATCCATAAAGAATCATCGAAGGAAGTTCGAAAATTCCAATGGCCTTACGAATATGATTGGTGCGTCTTATCTCCGGATGGAAAGAAGATAGCCTATTCTAAGGGAGAGAAACTCTGGATTCGCCGTCTTGATAAAATCGATCCGATAGAAATTAAGAACGATGGTACCATTACAAATATACTCTGGTCTCCCAACAGCGAATATATTGCATATTTTGCCGGCTTCGAGACATCTAAATATCAACTAAGAAAGATCTCGATCAATGGTACCGGAAATGAATTGATCGTCAAAACAGAAGGCAATTATTATCCAAGATTCTGGGGAATTGATGATTCTATCGTAGTGACAACTTGGGATAACAAAGGAAGCAACATGTTATTAAACGTGCCTTCTTCCGGAGGTGAGTTAAAACCAATGTATGGCGGAGACCCCCTTCTGTCTACGATCAGGGGAAATTTGACCCACGTATTAGGATTACCCGACGGCAAGACCATCCTTCTCAGCGATAATGTGGTTAACGGCAGGGGCGAAATTCTCATACAAACGGGGGACAAACGTACGACCATTTACAGCGGACCTCCGGAGAGTTCTATCGGCAGGCCTGTCTATTCAAACAGCGGGCATATTCTTTTTCCACTTTCCACCCTTAGCAGCTCTGTTCCGGACATCTGGGCAATTCCATTTGACCTCTCTTCCCTGAAAATTACCGGCAATCCTTTTTTAGTTGTCAGGAATGTGAATGCAGACCGAATAAGTGTGACTGAAAACGGGATGTTGTCCTATGTTGACGTGGGCAACTCCGTCATTGGTGCTCAATTGGTCCTGCTTTCCCGCGCCGGCCAGTTTCTAAAAACGATAGGCCAGACTCAATCAGATATTCATTCTCCGGCGGTTTCTCCGGATGGTCAAACAGTCGCGACCATGAGTTCGGAAGGAAATGGAAAATACGATATTTGGCTGCATGACGTAGCGAAAGGAACCAAGTCTCAATTGTCGTTCGACATCCCGGAAACATGGAGGCCAAGTTGGTCTCCCAGCGGCAAGGAAATCGTTTTTCAATCAGGGTTCTTCGATTCATCACGAATCTACGTTCAAGGGGTTAACGGACATACATCCGCAAAACTTCTGATGGGCGCGAATCAATGGGGAAGTTCATCGTATTGGTCTGCTGATGGAAGATTCATCTTGTTCACGCGATCGGAATCCCAGCCTCGAACACATAATGATCTCTGGTATCTGGAATTGGGCAGGGACAGTTCTCAGAAACGGCTCTTCGAATCTAGGTTCAATGAGGATTGCCCCTATATGTCGCCTGATGGACGATTTGTGGCATTCCAATCGGATAAAAGTGGCCAGTGGGAAGTCTATGTTACCGACTTCCCAAATGCCCAACAGCAGTGGCAGATTTCGATTGAAGGAGGGTTGTATCCTCAATGGGTTCGCAACGAGATATTTTTTGTAACTCCAAAGTCGAACGAACTCATGTCAGCCAAAGTGAAGACCAGTCCTGGTTTTCGGGCAGAAAATCCTGAGAAGCTATTTTCAGCGGATGCTGTCCATGTTCAACTGGCATTGGCGTACTCATTCTTCTACACAGTGACCAGGGACGGAAAAAACATTATCGCCGTAAAAAGGCTGGGAGAGTCCAACCGGCCCAATCTGATTATGGTGGAAAACTGGTTTGAAGACTTTAAGGACAAAAGGTAA
- a CDS encoding protein kinase, producing MLGETISQYHIVEKLGEGGMGVVFKARDTKLDRFVALKFLPAHLAASDENKARFIQEAKAASALNHPNICTIHDIQEHGGQLFIVMEFVDGETLREKKGTLTPKQVIEYGIQIAEGLAAAHEQGVVHRDIKSENIMVTGNGRVKIMDFGVAKLREGPMLTNAGTAVGTFAYMSPEQIQGMDVDRRTDLWAFGVVLYEIATGALPFQADHQAAMMYEVLNVDPPPANTKRPDIGSNVASVITGLLQKDQSKRTSAASDVIEHLRQTPSAVPAEEEEKSIAVLYFENMSSEKESEYFCAGMTEDIITDLSKIKHLKVVSRTDMLAFRGKEINSRLIGQTLRVNYMLEGSVRKSGNKMRITAQLIDVRNGFHLWADRYDRLLEDIFDVQTEVAQKIAEALKISLTTSEKESLEKKPTDDLRAYDLYLRGKEFVFRRGKKNTEAAIQMFQNAISIDQKFSSAYSALGEACSYMYAWYDGDPKWLGKTIENNQKALDLDRDSVEASFGIGMVYYHQKHFDEAKRIWQDVIRQKPDFYDAYRWLGALSDVTGSYDEALGHYQKCAELKPYSEEPWMHTYMTHLRKHDTQSSENAMRKMIEVGERKLGVNPDDIIVLSRIVGAYAHFGEKEKAYAILKRITELDPTDGLAQYNCACTYAVLGDTKEALACLTNAIRSGYKNMKEWVKADPDLVSLRNDPEYTALVGEMR from the coding sequence ATGCTCGGGGAGACGATTTCACAGTACCATATCGTTGAGAAGCTTGGTGAAGGGGGCATGGGTGTGGTGTTTAAGGCCCGGGACACCAAACTCGACCGCTTTGTCGCACTGAAATTCCTTCCCGCCCATCTTGCGGCATCGGACGAAAATAAAGCACGGTTCATCCAGGAAGCGAAGGCTGCCTCTGCCCTTAATCATCCGAACATCTGCACGATCCACGACATCCAGGAACACGGCGGCCAGCTCTTCATCGTGATGGAATTTGTCGACGGAGAGACGCTGCGCGAAAAGAAAGGGACGCTGACGCCAAAGCAGGTGATCGAGTACGGAATTCAGATCGCCGAAGGACTCGCGGCGGCACACGAACAAGGAGTGGTTCACCGCGACATCAAATCCGAGAACATCATGGTGACGGGGAACGGGAGGGTCAAGATCATGGATTTTGGGGTGGCGAAGCTTCGCGAGGGGCCGATGCTGACGAACGCCGGCACCGCCGTCGGGACATTCGCCTACATGTCGCCCGAGCAGATCCAGGGAATGGATGTCGACCGACGGACCGATCTCTGGGCATTCGGCGTCGTGCTGTATGAGATCGCCACGGGAGCGCTTCCATTCCAGGCCGATCACCAGGCGGCGATGATGTACGAGGTCCTGAACGTGGACCCTCCTCCGGCAAACACGAAGCGCCCGGACATCGGGTCGAACGTTGCCTCCGTCATCACCGGACTGCTTCAAAAGGACCAGAGCAAACGGACATCGGCCGCATCGGACGTGATCGAGCATCTTCGGCAAACGCCGAGCGCGGTTCCGGCAGAGGAAGAAGAAAAATCCATCGCGGTTCTTTACTTCGAGAACATGAGCTCTGAGAAGGAGAGTGAATATTTCTGTGCCGGAATGACAGAGGATATCATCACAGACCTGTCGAAGATCAAGCATCTGAAGGTCGTCTCCCGGACGGATATGCTGGCATTCCGCGGCAAGGAGATCAATTCGCGGCTCATCGGGCAGACGCTCCGCGTCAATTACATGCTGGAAGGGAGCGTGCGCAAATCCGGGAACAAGATGCGGATCACGGCGCAGCTGATCGACGTCCGCAACGGCTTCCATCTTTGGGCCGACCGGTACGACCGGCTCCTTGAGGATATCTTCGATGTGCAGACGGAAGTTGCACAGAAGATCGCCGAAGCGCTTAAAATTTCTCTTACAACATCAGAGAAGGAATCGCTGGAGAAGAAGCCGACGGACGACCTGCGGGCTTACGACCTCTATCTGAGGGGGAAGGAATTTGTCTTTCGCCGCGGCAAAAAGAACACTGAGGCGGCGATCCAGATGTTTCAGAACGCAATTTCGATCGACCAAAAGTTCTCTTCCGCTTACTCCGCGCTCGGCGAAGCATGCTCGTACATGTATGCATGGTATGACGGCGACCCGAAATGGCTCGGGAAGACGATCGAGAACAATCAAAAGGCGCTCGACCTCGACCGCGATTCGGTTGAAGCTTCCTTCGGGATCGGGATGGTCTACTACCATCAGAAGCACTTTGACGAGGCGAAGCGGATATGGCAGGACGTGATCCGGCAAAAGCCCGATTTTTATGACGCGTACCGCTGGCTGGGGGCGCTTTCGGACGTCACCGGGAGCTACGACGAGGCCCTCGGTCACTATCAGAAGTGTGCAGAGCTGAAGCCGTACAGCGAAGAACCATGGATGCACACCTACATGACGCATTTAAGAAAACACGACACGCAGTCGTCGGAGAACGCGATGCGAAAAATGATCGAAGTCGGCGAGCGGAAGCTCGGGGTCAATCCGGACGACATCATCGTGCTCAGCAGGATCGTCGGGGCGTACGCCCACTTCGGCGAGAAGGAAAAAGCGTACGCCATTCTCAAGCGGATCACCGAGCTTGACCCGACCGACGGGCTTGCGCAGTACAACTGCGCCTGCACCTACGCGGTGCTGGGGGATACGAAAGAAGCGCTCGCGTGTCTTACAAATGCGATTCGAAGCGGATACAAAAATATGAAGGAATGGGTCAAAGCCGACCCGGATCTCGTTTCGCTGAGAAACGATCCGGAGTACACCGCGCTTGTCGGAGAAATGAGGTGA